One region of Armigeres subalbatus isolate Guangzhou_Male chromosome 3, GZ_Asu_2, whole genome shotgun sequence genomic DNA includes:
- the LOC134227470 gene encoding uncharacterized protein LOC134227470, whose protein sequence is MNYLSLLLIVTLAASATEADDSTALPSDIEKLFNETTLSCTPHEVVNHACYFCKCNFHGNRQHCIYTCDPTTGRSVLPGSKICTENDKFRSGCKRCRCSKGQLFFNCFIADRCRKFP, encoded by the exons ATGAACTACTTGTCGCTTCTATTGATAGTAACGTTGGCTGCATCAGCTACCGAAG CTGACGATTCCACAGCGCTTCCCTCGGATATTGAGAAGCTATTCAACGAAACTACCCTATCATGTACCCCACATGAAGTAGTTAATCAT GCATGCTACTTTTGCAAGTGCAACTTCCACGGCAATCGCCAGCACTGTATCTACACGTGTGATCCGACAACCGGCCGCTCAGTGCTACCTGGCTCGAAAATATGTACCGaaaatgataaattcagatCAGGGTGCAAACGATGCCGTTGCAGCAAAGGGCAACTATTCTTCAATTGCTTTATTGCAGACCGATgccgaaaatttccataa